A genome region from Thermococcus onnurineus NA1 includes the following:
- a CDS encoding Na(+)/H(+) antiporter subunit B, with translation MTDDMGLIVKTMARTTIPLIGIFGAYVVSHGHLTPGGGFQGGATIAGAGILFLIAFGLKEMKKAYNKHLYSALEGIGGLVFLGAAMLGIGTAFFYNILWNNGPILNGEPGTLLSAGFLPIMNLAVGLKVFTGLVSAMAAIALYRRWKS, from the coding sequence ATGACCGATGATATGGGACTCATCGTTAAAACCATGGCGAGGACAACCATTCCACTCATCGGGATATTCGGAGCCTACGTGGTTTCCCACGGTCATCTGACGCCAGGTGGTGGCTTCCAGGGAGGCGCCACCATAGCGGGAGCGGGCATACTTTTCCTCATAGCATTCGGCCTGAAAGAGATGAAGAAGGCATACAACAAGCACCTCTACTCAGCCCTTGAGGGAATCGGCGGACTTGTCTTCCTAGGCGCAGCAATGCTTGGCATAGGCACGGCGTTCTTCTACAACATACTCTGGAACAACGGCCCAATCCTCAATGGTGAGCCCGGAACGCTTCTTTCAGCTGGGTTCCTCCCAATAATGAACCTAGCCGTTGGTTTGAAGGTTTTCACTGGCCTCGTCAGCGCGATGGCTGCCATAGCACTCTACAGGAGGTGGAAGTCATGA
- a CDS encoding DUF4040 domain-containing protein gives MNPITIDQIIQFGILISVLITAYLTIRLRDLLSAALASAAMSLLLSLEFYMLHAPDVAIAEAAVGAGVVTAIVVYGIAKTERWEREGS, from the coding sequence ATGAACCCCATCACAATTGACCAGATCATTCAGTTTGGGATTCTTATCAGCGTTCTCATTACCGCATATCTCACGATACGCCTCAGGGACTTGCTCAGTGCGGCTCTCGCATCTGCAGCCATGAGCCTGCTCCTAAGTTTGGAGTTCTACATGCTCCATGCGCCAGACGTTGCGATAGCTGAAGCGGCTGTTGGTGCAGGCGTTGTTACGGCCATAGTTGTGTATGGAATCGCTAAAACAGAGAGATGGGAGCGTGAGGGATCATGA
- the mbhE gene encoding hydrogen gas-evolving membrane-bound hydrogenase subunit E, giving the protein MKRTLAFLSLLFILGALLYIANPDYGLKFGLGGDDWKNLRYTDDYYITHGVEEVGGTNIVTDIVFDYRGYDTLGEATVLFTAIAGAVVLLRPWRRDEE; this is encoded by the coding sequence ATGAAGAGAACCCTCGCTTTCCTTTCGCTGCTGTTCATTCTCGGAGCGCTGCTTTACATAGCCAACCCTGACTACGGCCTCAAATTTGGGCTGGGTGGGGATGACTGGAAAAACCTCCGCTACACTGACGACTACTATATCACCCACGGCGTGGAAGAAGTCGGTGGTACAAACATCGTTACAGACATAGTCTTTGACTACCGTGGCTACGATACCCTTGGAGAGGCCACCGTCCTGTTCACGGCCATCGCTGGAGCCGTTGTGCTTCTCAGGCCCTGGAGGAGGGATGAGGAATGA
- a CDS encoding cation:proton antiporter, protein MIEPVFFYSALIIMVGAFIAVLRVLLGPTVPDRVVGVDTLNTLVVAGMVLLGAAYDRTIYIDIAIVYALLSYIGTLAIARYMQGGLK, encoded by the coding sequence ATGATAGAACCAGTGTTCTTCTACTCAGCACTGATAATAATGGTCGGCGCATTCATAGCCGTGTTGAGGGTTCTTCTCGGACCAACCGTGCCAGATAGGGTCGTGGGAGTTGATACCCTCAACACGCTGGTAGTGGCCGGCATGGTTCTCCTGGGGGCGGCCTATGACAGGACGATATACATCGACATCGCGATAGTCTACGCCCTTCTGAGCTACATAGGAACCCTCGCTATAGCCCGCTACATGCAGGGGGGATTGAAATGA
- a CDS encoding proton-conducting transporter transmembrane domain-containing protein, with protein MNGEAILPYLIIIPLFGAFAMPIVNLAGKKAREAWAVLISALTFIVSSVIFYHIWNTGEIIVYTLGAETPFGQGVDFPIRIVWEVDLFGAIMVFIVAFVSLMAVIYSIGYMKHDTGLDKYYTLILILELGMLGIAITGDLFNFYVFLEIMSIASYALVAFRNDTWEGIEAGIKYMFVGSIASAFVLLGIALLYGQYGTLTMGYLAVKIVQNPTVTAKVALALFIAGLLFKSGASPVHMWLADAHPAAPSSISAMLSGLVIKIGGIYAIARILFSIYTPMAHSIVLEAYLQPHINMSAIGWIIIIFACLTLIIGNAMAVIQTDMKRLLAYSSVGQIGYILLGLGISIAAYGTQTGEIALAGAIYHTVNHALMKALLFLVAGVVIHQLGTRNLNELSGLAKTMPKTTFAFLIGAAAIVGMPPLNGFASKWLIYESSAIFNPILGAIAIIGTAFCTAAYVRVLYTFFGRPSEKVMAAKDPETSMMLPMLLLVLAIIIMGLLPWQISDKVMIPAARMLEQFRFEYINALMSLVGGA; from the coding sequence ATGAACGGGGAAGCGATACTCCCCTACCTCATAATCATCCCGCTCTTCGGAGCGTTTGCGATGCCCATAGTGAACCTTGCAGGAAAAAAAGCGAGAGAGGCCTGGGCAGTCCTCATAAGTGCGCTGACGTTTATCGTAAGTTCGGTGATATTCTACCACATCTGGAACACTGGAGAAATTATAGTCTACACCCTCGGTGCAGAGACACCATTCGGCCAGGGGGTTGATTTCCCGATTAGGATAGTGTGGGAAGTCGACCTTTTCGGCGCAATAATGGTGTTCATTGTGGCGTTTGTCTCTCTAATGGCAGTAATCTACTCCATCGGCTACATGAAGCACGACACCGGACTCGACAAATACTACACACTCATACTCATCCTTGAGCTGGGAATGCTCGGCATAGCCATAACCGGCGACCTGTTCAACTTCTACGTCTTCCTCGAAATCATGAGCATAGCCAGCTATGCCCTCGTTGCCTTCAGGAATGACACATGGGAGGGCATCGAAGCGGGCATAAAGTACATGTTCGTTGGCTCGATAGCCAGTGCTTTCGTGCTCCTCGGCATAGCCCTCCTCTACGGCCAGTACGGAACCCTCACAATGGGGTACCTCGCAGTTAAAATCGTGCAGAATCCCACTGTCACCGCCAAGGTCGCATTGGCCCTCTTCATAGCGGGGCTGCTCTTTAAGAGCGGTGCCTCCCCAGTCCACATGTGGCTCGCCGATGCACACCCCGCGGCACCTAGCAGCATCTCGGCAATGCTCTCGGGTCTAGTCATTAAGATCGGTGGAATCTATGCGATAGCGAGAATACTCTTCAGCATCTACACTCCAATGGCCCACAGTATAGTGCTTGAAGCATATCTCCAACCCCACATTAATATGAGCGCGATAGGATGGATCATTATCATTTTTGCGTGCTTAACGCTGATAATTGGCAATGCAATGGCAGTCATCCAAACGGATATGAAGAGACTGTTGGCCTACTCTTCCGTCGGACAGATAGGTTACATACTCCTTGGCCTCGGAATAAGTATAGCCGCCTACGGGACTCAGACAGGCGAGATAGCCCTGGCAGGTGCAATCTACCACACTGTAAACCACGCGCTCATGAAGGCCCTCTTGTTCCTCGTTGCGGGTGTCGTAATCCACCAGCTTGGCACGAGGAATCTGAACGAGCTGAGTGGATTAGCGAAAACCATGCCCAAAACAACGTTTGCATTTCTTATAGGTGCAGCCGCTATAGTAGGAATGCCCCCATTGAACGGCTTTGCCAGCAAGTGGCTCATCTATGAGAGTTCGGCCATCTTCAATCCAATCCTTGGTGCAATAGCCATCATTGGAACGGCATTCTGTACGGCAGCCTACGTCAGGGTGCTCTACACGTTCTTTGGTAGGCCGAGCGAGAAGGTGATGGCCGCCAAAGACCCAGAAACCTCAATGATGCTTCCAATGCTCCTGCTCGTGCTTGCAATAATCATCATGGGGCTCCTCCCGTGGCAGATAAGCGACAAGGTCATGATACCTGCAGCTAGGATGCTGGAGCAGTTCAGATTTGAGTACATAAACGCTCTAATGAGCCTTGTTGGGGGTGCGTGA
- the mnhG gene encoding monovalent cation/H(+) antiporter subunit G, with product MNTVDYVIYAFLAINITFNLLGSIALHRFPDVYTRLHGATKCTTFGTIFAVLAVVVHSLYRLDVTGDPKYLQMTLHSVVALIALLLTNPTGAHAIAKAAHLSGVKPVKAVIDAYEGKLGGGEE from the coding sequence ATGAACACCGTTGATTACGTTATCTACGCCTTCCTCGCGATAAACATAACGTTCAACCTCCTGGGAAGCATTGCATTACACAGATTTCCCGACGTATACACAAGGCTTCACGGGGCAACAAAGTGCACAACCTTCGGGACTATATTCGCCGTCCTAGCGGTCGTTGTCCATTCCCTCTACCGGCTCGACGTTACCGGCGATCCAAAGTACCTCCAGATGACACTCCACAGCGTTGTAGCTCTCATAGCGCTCTTACTCACCAACCCGACCGGCGCACACGCCATAGCTAAGGCCGCTCACCTGAGCGGCGTTAAACCTGTCAAAGCTGTCATCGACGCCTACGAAGGGAAGCTCGGGGGTGGTGAGGAATGA
- a CDS encoding NADH-quinone oxidoreductase subunit B family protein: MSIKVPADQNRTNGTTSEREMLEKRIAQLCRFIGRSPWVFHVNSGSCNGCDIEIIAALTPRYDAERFGVKLVGSPRHADVLLVTGPVTDQSLERVKLVYEQTPDPKIVIAVGSCPTGGSVFYESPFTNAPLSNIIPVDVYVPGCPPRPEAILYGVVLALEKLAKILKGEVPEGEE, from the coding sequence ATGAGCATCAAGGTTCCCGCTGACCAGAATAGAACAAACGGAACCACGAGTGAGCGCGAGATGCTGGAGAAGAGAATAGCCCAGTTGTGCCGCTTCATAGGAAGATCACCCTGGGTATTTCACGTAAACAGTGGAAGCTGCAACGGCTGTGACATCGAAATCATAGCCGCCCTGACCCCGCGCTATGATGCCGAGCGCTTTGGCGTCAAGCTCGTGGGAAGCCCCAGGCACGCTGATGTTCTCTTAGTAACAGGGCCAGTCACAGACCAGAGCCTTGAAAGGGTCAAGCTTGTCTACGAGCAGACACCAGACCCGAAGATAGTCATAGCAGTGGGATCGTGCCCCACTGGCGGTAGCGTGTTCTATGAGAGCCCATTCACCAATGCACCGCTGAGCAACATCATTCCGGTTGACGTCTACGTGCCAGGCTGTCCACCAAGGCCCGAGGCCATACTCTACGGCGTCGTTTTGGCCCTTGAAAAGCTGGCTAAAATCCTGAAAGGCGAAGTTCCGGAGGGTGAAGAGTGA
- a CDS encoding NADH-quinone oxidoreductase subunit K translates to MIPFQFITAFLMIALGIYAFLYKRNLIKLILALDIIDSGIHLLLVSLGYRMELNELPTAPIYTGYETLKSPMVGPLPQALVLTSIVIGVCVLALAMALTINAYRHYGTLDVNALRRLRG, encoded by the coding sequence ATGATACCCTTCCAGTTCATCACTGCCTTCCTAATGATAGCTCTGGGAATATACGCCTTCCTGTACAAGAGAAACCTCATCAAGCTCATTCTCGCATTGGACATTATAGACTCCGGCATCCACTTGCTCCTCGTAAGCCTCGGATACCGCATGGAGCTTAACGAGCTCCCCACCGCGCCAATTTACACAGGCTACGAGACGCTCAAGAGCCCTATGGTTGGCCCACTTCCACAGGCCCTCGTGCTCACGAGCATCGTCATTGGCGTCTGTGTTCTGGCTCTTGCGATGGCCCTCACGATAAACGCCTACCGCCACTACGGTACCCTCGACGTTAACGCCCTCAGGAGGTTGAGAGGATGA
- a CDS encoding NADH-quinone oxidoreductase subunit C, with translation MADDNRIMENVDNVREPTKEDTVAETIKSRFPNAHVEIRENKWGRKRVWVIVPREDYKALMKFLLELDPEAHYSIGIEQDYGEEIGYMSHILLHYDNAPAVSLLVDVRVPKDDPVIPDISDIFPIALQYEREAAEMMGIVFEGIPDSRRLFLPDDFPEGIYPLRLDEKGIPEEIVKNAGHPYYLKGGDK, from the coding sequence ATGGCTGATGATAACAGAATCATGGAGAATGTTGATAATGTTAGAGAACCAACCAAGGAAGATACTGTCGCTGAGACCATAAAGAGCCGTTTCCCCAATGCTCACGTGGAGATACGGGAGAACAAGTGGGGAAGAAAGCGCGTCTGGGTGATCGTTCCACGAGAAGACTACAAAGCGCTCATGAAGTTCCTCCTTGAACTCGACCCAGAGGCCCACTATTCGATAGGAATAGAGCAGGACTACGGGGAAGAGATAGGCTATATGAGCCACATCCTGCTGCACTACGACAATGCTCCAGCAGTCTCACTGCTCGTTGATGTTAGAGTACCCAAAGACGATCCAGTAATTCCCGATATCAGCGACATCTTCCCGATAGCACTCCAGTACGAAAGGGAAGCCGCTGAGATGATGGGCATAGTCTTCGAAGGTATCCCCGACAGTAGAAGGCTTTTCCTTCCGGACGACTTCCCAGAGGGTATCTACCCGCTCAGACTCGACGAAAAAGGCATACCAGAAGAGATTGTCAAGAACGCCGGACACCCGTACTACCTGAAGGGGGGAGATAAATGA